Genomic window (Prionailurus bengalensis isolate Pbe53 chromosome E3, Fcat_Pben_1.1_paternal_pri, whole genome shotgun sequence):
tacatcaaaataaacttaaaaaaagaaaagccgtCTGCAAGCATCTCTGAGGATCCAGGGCCTTTTCCCTGCCCAATCAGGACGGTCAAGTTTTCCGGACGCAGCTAGTGTGCTCAGTTACAAGCCTGCTGCTCCCGAGGCTACTTGCGTTGGTAAACTGGGCCCAAGAATTGCCAGCTGAGGTTTACAGCCAGCTCTGACAGACCCCAGACCAGACCCCAGAAGACGCGGTCCTACCGCTTCCTGCCCTTGGACTCCAGAGCTATGCCCCTGGGCCCGTAGCCCTTAAGCGAGACGCCCACACAGCCCAGAGCTTGTCTTTGGTTTATTCCTCCATCCGGTATTTACTAAGAACTGCCAAGTTCATAGGGTCTGAGACCTGGCTTTAAAGAGCTCACAGTATAATTGAGTGGTAAGTGAAGGAgatgtttaaattatattttagactgccagtttacttttaattttttttttttttttaattagagaggatatgagcaggggagaggcagagagagagatcccgagcaggctccttgctgcccgTGAAGAGCcttgacttggggctcgaactcacaaaccgggagatcacgacctgaggcgaaatcaagagttggacactcaactgactgacctgcccaggcacccctagagtgaCAGCAGTTGTGATTGAGGGGGGGACGGAGAGGGGGGCTGTCTTAGCGTGCTGCACAGACTAGGGGGCTTCTGAACAACGGACATTGCTCACCAGACTGGAGGCCGGGAACTCCAAGATCGAGGTGCCGGCAGATTTCGTGTCTGTTGAGCACCCACCTCTTGTTTGCAAACAGCCGCTTCCTCGCCGTGGCCTCACCCggtggaaggggagagggaacGTTCTGGAGCCTcctttataaaggcactaatcctgTTAacaagggctccaccctcatcACCTAATTACCTCTAGAGGCCCCACCCCTAAGCCCGGCTCCCGGTGATTAGGTGATTAGGTTTCCCACTTGATGCATttagagggggagggggaggacaaaAACATTCTCGCTACAGCAGTACTTGGGTTGATCACTGAACAACACGAGGCATTTTCACACGTGGAATGCGGAACGAGAGGAAGTGTGCACCGGGGGCATAAGGCAGCGTGAGCAAAGGCAACGCTGAAGGCGTGGCTCGCTGCGCAAACAGGAGAACAGCTGTAGCTCATTTTAAATACCAGGAGGTGCACAGATCTGATGAAGTTTTGAACACCTACCTACCCATGTAATTACCACGCAGATCGAGATCTAGAACATCTCCAGTGCCCAGACCATCCCCCTGTGCCTGTGCCAACCCAGATCCTTCTCCCAGGGAACCACTATTATATCAACCAGCATAGACTAGTCTGTCATTGGCCTTTTACGTACAGGGAGGCATTCGGTTTGCGCTCTCTGTggcttgctgcttttttttttcttcccaaatgtttatctttgagagagacagagcatgagcgggggaggggcagagagtgagggagacacagaatccaaagcaggttccaggctctgggctgtcagggcagagccccatgtggggcttgaacctacgaacctcgagatcatgacctgagccaaagtcggaccgactgagccccccaggcgtccccatcCCACGACTCTGCCACAAGTCGTTTGCGTCTATTCCATGTTCGTGAACATTTGCACTATTTTCAGTTGTGTATTATAAATTAAGGAGCCATAAACTTGTGCCTTTTAGCACTCGTTTCTCTTCAAAAGGTACCGTGTGGTCAAAATTTAGAGCAGTTGTTCTCAACCAAGGCTGATTGCGCCCTCCCCCCAGgtgacatctggcaatgtctaaTGACATTATTATCTCAACTGGGGGGGGTGTGCAAGTGGCATCTACTGGGTAGAGACAAGGGGTGGCTGCTGAATATTCTCCAGTGCACGGCCACCAGCGAGAACCGTTCAGCTTGAGATGTCCACAGCAGCCAAAGAACTAGGCTCAAGTCCGATTTTGGAGTCCTTGTGACGCTGGGCTCGGGTTTGTGTCCAGCAGGTCTTGGGGAGCCACAGACGGCTCTGGGATGGTGAGGTTCCCCTCAATGGGGGAGATCTCAGGCCAGACGCCGTCTGGCACGCAGCATTAGCTGACCTCGGCCCCGACGACGTTCCCTGACGTCCTGCCGCCGACCACCCGCCACAGGGCACCCTGCACGTCCCGGTTGCGCAGCGTGTAGATGGCAGGGTAGAGCAACGGCGTGAGGTTGATGTAGACGAGCGACACCAGCTTGTCCTCCTCGAGGGAGCGGCTGCTCAGGGGTCTGGCGTACATGGCCGTGGCACAGCCATAGTGGAGCACGGCCACAGTGAGATGCGACGCCACCGTGTTGAAGGCCTTGCGGCGGCCTGCCACCCCCCCAACTCCCAGGATGACCGCCAGCACCCTGGTGTAGGACAGCAGGATCAGGACCAGAggcagcaccagcagcagcaggcaggCGGCCAGCAGGACCCTCTCCTGCAGGTCCCGGTCCCCACAGGCCAGCACCAACACGGCCGGGAGGTCACAGAAGACGTGGTTGACGAGGCCCCCCCGGCAGAAGGGCAGCTGGAAGATGGCCACGGTGAGGCCCAAGGCCAGGAGAGAGCCCCCAACGCAGCAGGAGACGAGAAGGCACCGGCAGCGCCCCGCGGTCATGAGCCGGGGGTAGCAGAGAGGGCGGCAGATGGCCAGGTAGCGGTCCAGCGCCATGGCGGCCAGCAGCAGGCACTCGGAGCCTCCCAGCGCCACGAAGAGGCCCATCTGGGCAGCACAGGTGGAGCGGGCCACCGCCTGGCCCCCCGGGGGCAGCAGGAAGCCCGCGAGCATGCGTGGAGTCAGCACCAGCGTGTAGGCCACCTCCACGGCCGACAGCGCCCCCAGAAAGAAGTACATGGGAGTGTGCAGGGCGGGGTCCCCGACGGCCAGGCCCAGGATGAGCAGGTTTCCCACCAGCGTGGCCAGGTAGAGTGGCAGCAGGAAGGCAAAGAGCAGCAGCCGCAGCCCCCGGGGCCACCCGGAGAAACCCAGGATCACGAACTCCCGCGGAGCCGTCCGGTTTGACCCAGGCCAGGGGCTCATGTCGGAACCTGAGGGAGGACAGGGGTGCAGGCCAGAGAGGAGGGTCGCGGTGACACACCCCTCCCAGAAACACAGGGCCCTCGCCTCTCCGGGGTTCAGCCCTCACACCCCCTCCACCAGGGACGCGGGGCGTTCTCCCCAAGCCGGCACCTGCCGCCCCCGCGAGTCCTCCAGGAATGCAGGTGTCTGCAGCCACCGTCCGCTCTCCCTCTGGCTTCCGCGGCCCGTGCTCTTccaggcccccccacccctgtgcctTCTGCacacctctccacccccccccaccccccgtcccggGCCACCATCCAGCTGACCTCCCCGGAGGGGCCTCAGCTGCCTGGGGGAGTCACTGCCTCCAGGCCTCACGGGTACACCCGCAGGTGGATGTCCGCCAACCCCGTCGAACCGCCAGCTCAGGCCGATGCGGCCGCTCCTGTGCACATCCCACCGGCACGCGAGCCACCCTTCCCGTTTAACCAGCGCGTcctctgctgggggtgggggcgctgctAGCGCATCGAGGGCATTTCTCCAGAGCACCACTCCCGCCACCGCACTGCGAACCACGGCCCTGTCCCTGACCGTCTCCTGTGTGACAGAATATCTAAAGATATTTtgatgtgggggcacctgggcggctcagtcggtagagcgtccgactcttggttgcagctcaggacatgatctcgtgagtttgggcccagCATCAAGCTCCTCGATGACGGTacgtatggagcctgcttgggcttctctctccctctctctctgtcccttccgcactcactctgtctctcaaaacaaataaacttcaaaaacaatcAATAAAGATATCTTGATGTttcaagagcccagaaagaaTTTGGAAGGGCATCGCGTTGATCTAGAATACTAGGTCAGTAAGGGAGCATTACACTGGGCCTGTCGGCATTAACTTAGGGGTCTTTGAAGAGCCTCAGACCAGTGCACATCTCAAAACAGCTCTTTCTAGCcaagccagtgtgtgtgtgtgtgtgtgtgtgtgtgtgtgtgtgtgtgcgtgtctatTTGCACACGCGTGTGCAGGGCACAGTGGGTGCCTTCTGCCTCATCACCCAGCCCTGGGGTGGCCTCAGATCACAGGGACGCCTGGGGCTGAGTAAGGAGCTTTGCTTTCTGGTCCCGTCTGTGATGCTGCCCAAGCCCCACCTTCTCTATGGGGCTCAGATTCCTCGTCTGTCGCCCTTGATGCGACACAGGCCCTGACGCCCCAGGATGTCATTCTGCaatcctcccccccgccccgccccgggcacAAGCCCGTCCCGGAGCCCGGACGGCTCAGCGGCACAAGCGGGGCCTCTGGGCTCACGTGCACCTGCTCCGTCTCCGCTGTTTCACTGACCAGCTGACACGGCTTGAAGTCTTTACCCTGTGAAGCCCCAGCAGCCTCTTCAGCCCCACAGAACTGTCGTGACGACTAAGTGACATCACGGCCAGCACAAAGCGCCCAGCACAGCGGGCCCGGCATGCGGGAGCTGTTATGGAAGGAATCGCCACCCTATCCTGTCGTGTGCTTCCTGCTGCCTGTGTGCCGGGCACGCCCTGCCCTGGCTGAAGATCTCTGGAGGGAAGCGTCGTCTGGAGAcagcagagagggagatgtgGGGACCGAGGCAGCAGACCCGCGTCACCTGGCCTATCTGCCCTGATTCTGAGACCCCGGAGCCTTCAGGTGTCCCGcccctctgtttctcttccccaagggctccccccgcccccgcccatgCCCCGCAGCTCTTCCCCCGAACTGACATCACCTCCAATGACCCTTCGTTGGCAACGCCCCCATATTCCCTCCAAATGCcgatgggagggagggggcgggatCACAATCGCTGCCGTGTGTCCAGCCCTCACGGTGTGCAGGCGAGCCGTAAACGCCCTGCGTGCACAGTATTCCTGAACATTCTCGAGACCGCTGTGAGGAGTCACGCCACCATTACAACTGATTTACAGATGGGGAGGCTGAGAGCTGGGGGAGACCCACAGCATCTCCCTTAGCCAGAAGcccccaggtctgtctgatttcaCAGTCTCCGCCCTTAAGTAGGGGGAGAGCCCGCTCTTCTCTGTGTCTGCCTCGTCTGTCGGTCCTTCCCCACCCAGACAAGGGGAAAATGGAAAGGGGAccggaggagagagaaggaagcagatgCAGAGGTGCAGAAACAGAATGAGGCCTGCGACCAGGGACAGGCAGAGGCGAGCCTGCTGAGGGCAGCGGCAGGGAGGTCGCCTCCACTCCAAGTGGTTCGCCAGACTCTGgactgacagagacagagatagaaatggagagggagagggggagagacagaaagggaaagatgaaaggagaggaaagagaaagagagaaacagagagagagacgggggggggggggggagagataaagagaaagggagagagagaagagaaacagaggaagagttggaagagacaaagagagacagaaaaacagagatggagagagagacaggcagagagaggaggaaaatctCCTGTGTCCCCCCGGGCCTTCTGGACCCGAGACCCCCTCCTTGAAGGGTTTCCTCTCTCCCGCAAACATGGGCTTCACCTGGGGCTTTGCCCTCAGTCACCTGGCACCcacaccccacctcccacagcATCGCTGGAGAATTCGAAAATTCCTTTAAAGGAGACAGCCAGACTTGGGGCCCCCCAACCCCGAATCGCAGCCTGAATTAAATTCTCAGCTCCTCGGCTGGCCGGGCGCCTTGCTCACCCCGCTAACCTGGCAGACGTGGTTCCCAGCGGTGACGCCGGAGTTTGGGCTGAGCAGGCGACCAGCGTCCTGGGTGGGAGAGGTGCCAGTTCTGACCATCACGACATAGAGCCCGCAAGCCTTATGGGCGCCCTCATCCCTCTATCTCCCGCGCACGCCTTCCCCACAAGCCTCGCGGCGGCCTGCGGCCATCTCCCACTTGTCCCTGACCTTGCGCACCTGTTCCGTATCAGAAAGTCCTTCCCCACCTGGAAAGCTACTCGCTCTTCACAGCCCAGCTCAAATAGCAGTTCCTCCGTGGATACAAATTACAAAGTAGCGGCGGACTGTGGAAGGATTCCACGGAGAATGGGGAGCAGACCTCCTGCACCACATCAATCCCCCCCTTCTCCCGTGATCTCCACCTCTGTTCCCAGGGACTCTCTCAGTAAGAAAAGACAAGAGTTACTTAATAGGTTTCCCAGGGCCCACTTAGGGGTCTGGCTTCCTCCAAAGCCCCGGGGCCTCATTAGTGCTCTTCTCCGTGCAGTGTGGTGCCTGAGGACCACGGTGGTCTCAGAAGGCTGGGGGCTGAGGGATGAGTGGGGGGAAGACTTGGGAAATCTGAACTGGGGCGTCCCGGGAGAGTCTGAGACTTCTGGGCCAAGGGGACAGAGGCCGCCTCTCTGCAGGGATGGAGGTAAACTgggacgggggagggagggagtagcCCAAAGTAGCATGGTGGACAGCTCattggagagaggggaggaaagcgCCAGCTCTCTCGGCATTTCCCCAAAGTTTGCAATAAGGGgtggccagcaggctggagatcTCGGAATGGGGTGACTGGTGTAGTGGATGCGGGTGGGcatcttcaccaccaccaccaccaccaccaccaccaccagaaaGTACCCCAAGGTGCTGAGCAACAAAACCCAACGACACAGATGTCTTCTGTTCTCATTGCCCGTTTACAGGGAAACTTACAGCATCGCAAAACGTACGGTGTTGTATCCCACGATTCCCATTTAACATTGACTTACACATGTTTTCCATTTACTACATAGTCTTCTTAACTATTTTaagcattaattttattttttattcattttttaaatgtatatatattttgagagaaacagagagagcagggtaggggcagagagagagggcgagagagagaatcccaagcaggctctgtgctgtcagcacagagcccaatggggggcttgatgtcacaaactgtacgatgatgacctgagtcgaagtcaagggttggacactgaaccaactgagccatctaggtgcccctaatttttttttcaataattttttttaatgtttattcacccTTGAGAGACcaagcacaagcagaggaggggcagagagagagggacacacagaatccgaagcgggctccaggctctgagctgtcagcacagagcccgacgcggggctcgaactcatagaccgtgacatcgtgacctgagctgaagttggacgcttcaccaactgagctaccaggtgccccttttattatttttttcaatctgaaATACTTGTTTCAGATTTCAAAGGGTGTAAAAGAAGAGCCTGTCCCAAGAACCCTGCCTCTAAACTCATCCAGAGGCAACAGCTGTTACCCAGTCCCTGTTCCCCCTTACAGAGAGAGTCTAGGGACGTGGGCcagcatgcacgtgtgtgtgctaTTTGCGGCTTTGAAGTGACAAAGTGTTAGCAGTGTCCCAAACTGTTGTGCATATGCCCTCTCTCGGTCGGCAGATCTTGAAATCATTCACTATCAgtgtattttttgtgtatttaacaaacacttatgTCGTGCTTACTGTCTACCAGACACTGTTCTACGGTGACACAGAAATACTGATCCGTTCAGTCCTCACAAAACCCTACGGTGCGGGTGCCACCGTCACCCACTAAGGCCTAGAGAGGTGGAGGGACGTGCCCGCGGCCACATCTCCGGGGCGGGGAGGCAGCACGCGGACGTGGCCAGCGTTTCCGGCTACTCTGCTGTGCGATCTCTGACCATCCTGCGCCACTTCCGAACGATGAACAGCGCCCTCGCTCCCCACCGCGCCACTGCGTAGATGCCGTCATTCGTTTAAAAAGACCCTGCTGACGGGTACTCGGGTGGTTGCTCGTTGTTGGCCGGTACAACGAAAACTGAGATAAACATCCTGGTCCACGTGGTATGTGGCTTGTGTGCAAGTAATTAGATAGGTGGGTTTGCGCATCTTAAACCGTCTTGGCTGTCGCGCTGGTTACTGACATGGTCTCTCCATCGTTAGCATGGCGCTAAgtgcctctgcctggaatacaCACAAGCACCCGCCCCTCCACATCTGCACGACAGGCTGCTGTCAGATCGTTTGTCACTAATCATGCAGAAATGCGTGGTCTCcctatcattttaatttgttctccATGGGTGAAGCTGACCctcttttcccatttgtaaatgACGTTTGAATTGTTGGCACTCTTCATTcatattctttcccatttttttcctatttgcacTATTTTTGGCACTCATATTCATATTTCCcatgtttttcctatttgttcGTGGCTCTTAGGTTCTTATTGGCTAATAAGAACCTAAGGTTCTTACTGGCTTACAGTCAATAAGAAATcaactttgaggggcgcctgggtggctcagtcggttaagcctctgacttcagctcatgtcacgatctcgcggtccgtgagttcgagccccacgtcgggctctgggctgatggctcagagcctagagcctgcttccggttctgtgtctccctctctctctgcccctcccctgttcatgctgtgtctctctctgtctcaaaaataaatagacgttaaaaaaaattaaaaaaaaaatcaactttgacTGTAGGAGGAAATGTAAATCATTTTCCTGGTTTGCTGTGTCTTCTGATACTGTTTGTGATGGGTTCTGCCGTAgagaattgttttatttcagtgGAGTCaggtttatcaatattttcttttttagcttcgAGGTTGCACATCATGCTTGCAACACTTAGAAGagaaattatttctcaaatattggtggtttctttttttttttttaacaattaagtGCTTAATTGATACACAATTTACCCTGTAAGATGTCAGGTAGGAATCCAATGTTATTTTTACCAGATGTTagtcatcattaaaaaaataaataaacattatatggggcacctgggtggctcagtcggttgagcatctgactcttggttggctcaggtaatggtctctcgattcgtgggatcaagccatgCGTTGGGCTCCCTGATgccagtttggagcctgcttgcaattctctctctctctccctctgtctctgcctctcccctgctcacgctctccctctctcaaaacaaatgagtaaacttaaaaaacaagcaCTATAATAGACATATGATAGACTTACAGAAAACCACACAGAATAATGGTACAATTGAATTTTCACAGagtgaaaaaatagaatattgccagaattccagaaatcttccctacccctaccccactactgtcctctttcttccctaagggaaaataatatattttttagcaccttatattagttttgcttctttttcaaccCGAAAGCacatattcttttgtgtctggtgtcAACGAAAAACGTGCATAGAATTAACCATCAGCGTGCTGTTACTTGTATACAGTGAAGATCAAACCATGCACTGAGTcctaaacaagtaaaaaaaaaaaaaaaaggaggaggagggagaatgaGGATTTAAttgtaaaaagaggaaaaggaaaaagcaaacaatGCAGAGAGTCTGGGAACAGTGAACCTTGTTTGAACATTTTTGGGGGGCATGCTGATTAGCTATGAACTAGCAAGGAGGTCAGAACAATCTGTCCTTACACAGGCTGATGAGTGGTATTGGGAAAAACGATTTCAGTTGTTCAAAGATTCACCAGGAAACCCTGAGATTAGCTACGGAGAATAAGTGACAAACTATCTTTCTGTAACGTCtgatctgtaattaaaaaaaaccaacaacctgGAATacacagaagcaggaaaatatgacccgTAATGACTGATACAGATGACAGATTTAGCAGACAAGGACACTGGGAGGGTTATTACAACTGTATTCCGTATGTTccagaagctagaagaaagaTCAGTCATGCCATGGAGAGACGCAGAGTATATAAAAAAGGGCAACAGCCAAACTTctgaaggagaaaacagacatgTCCAAATGAAAACTGCACTGGGTGGGGTTAACAGTGTGAGACAATGCAGGAGagatcagtgaacttgaagacattgCAGTGGGAACTGTCCAAAGTTAAAtacagagaggaggtggggggaaacgactaaataaaaatgaatcagcaAGATGTGGGACAGAGTGAAGCCACGTAACAAGCGTGTACTTGGAAtctgaaggagaggagggggaagaaaaatatttaaggaaactcccaaatttaatgaaaaccaaATCCACACATCCAAGAATCTCCACATATTCTGAGCCCGAGGAACATGAAGCAAACAGTGAGAGAGCTTAAAATCGGtgacagaaaatatagaaaaatataaattaaggaaaaacaTTCTCTACAGAAGAATAAATGTAGGAGTGATCACTGACTTATCAGTAAGCCTGAAGTCCCCATCTTTAAaggactaaaaggaaaaaaagaaaaaagtctgtacccagtgaaaatatctttcaataaaGTAGGCTCTTAAAAATTTCTGGCTgtacaaaagctgaaagaattcatcaagAAATGAATCTTCTACAATGCATGGCTATCGACATTGGCAAAAATATCTGTAGAGCAGAAACAGACTTCGTTTGACAAGTGTACAAAGCTTTTGAAAATCTACGGTAGAGTCTATGGTTATTAACTGCCTTATTTACCAGCAGGTGCTTTTTGAAAGCCATTTCAACCTATCATGTGTTATGAATCAGGAGCATCAACTGTGAGCTTCATTTGCTCTCCTGAACTTGGTCTTTGAATATATTCTCACCCCTAGTTGTTCCTTCATATCCATGGGGACTAATTCTTCAATCGCTTCAAACTCGGCATTGGCTTCTCAAATGAATGCACAACCTGAACAATACTCGTAAGAGCTGTCAACTCTCTGAAAGGTGAGGAAAACCACTCAAAGTCACTTGCCTTGTTTTGAAATTGACTGTTGATGTTGCTCTCCATGTCCTTGACCCTTCTCACCCAAAGGCTAAACGTCTCAGACTATGTTTGTCTTCTCTGTacacgttttttttttccagctgtctCCGTCATGATTTAATCAACCTGCCATTAGGTGGGTGGCTCTCCTTGCTTGACTAGAAACTTAGTTTAGTTGcagcctcatttttatttttatttttgtgaagacaTTCTGATGCGATGAGATCATCTCTTTTAAGCTTTCTCATGTTTCTGGCTGTTGCCCTTCTATGAACTGTGTCTAGCCTGGTGAAGTCAATGTTTATTGTACTCTCTAGCAGAGCTATGGTTTGCTATGGCAAACACAATGCTTGGCCATCTAAATCAGTAACAAAACAATCTTTACTCCACTGCATCTTAAAAGTACAGTATTTGAagttcacttttcttcttttatagatATGTGGATGTACATGGTTTCTGTTGCAGCTGATTTTCGTTGAACCTGCCTGACTCTGCCAACGCAGCCACATGGGGGGTGAGTGGTCGTGGTCACGTTCCAGTAACGATTTATGGACGCTGAAATTTGAACTTGGCATAATTTTCATGtgccacaaaatatttttcttttggtttttctcaACCATTTAAAAACGTAAAGCCATTCTTATGTCGGGGCGGTACAAAACCATGT
Coding sequences:
- the LOC122471252 gene encoding olfactory receptor 10AC1-like, with protein sequence MSPWPGSNRTAPREFVILGFSGWPRGLRLLLFAFLLPLYLATLVGNLLILGLAVGDPALHTPMYFFLGALSAVEVAYTLVLTPRMLAGFLLPPGGQAVARSTCAAQMGLFVALGGSECLLLAAMALDRYLAICRPLCYPRLMTAGRCRCLLVSCCVGGSLLALGLTVAIFQLPFCRGGLVNHVFCDLPAVLVLACGDRDLQERVLLAACLLLLVLPLVLILLSYTRVLAVILGVGGVAGRRKAFNTVASHLTVAVLHYGCATAMYARPLSSRSLEEDKLVSLVYINLTPLLYPAIYTLRNRDVQGALWRVVGGRTSGNVVGAEVS